In Candidatus Aramenus sp. CH1, the following proteins share a genomic window:
- a CDS encoding Lrp/AsnC family transcriptional regulator, producing the protein MNDFYYLDDVDKKILNILQQDSRISYSKLAKMLNLSESTIHMRVRRLRESGVIRTFTIDVNLEKVGLNVLAFVLIKADPKRYEEVLREIGNMKEVYEIYDVTGEYYALLKVRVSAKEELAKVLDRIGNMPGVTSTYTMFVLRTIKEKRMFEE; encoded by the coding sequence ATGAACGATTTTTACTACCTAGACGACGTCGACAAGAAAATCCTGAACATACTCCAACAGGACTCTAGGATATCTTACTCGAAGCTAGCTAAGATGCTCAACCTAAGCGAGTCGACCATCCACATGAGGGTCAGGAGGCTCAGGGAGTCAGGGGTTATAAGGACCTTCACTATAGACGTCAACTTGGAGAAGGTGGGGTTAAACGTCCTTGCCTTCGTCCTCATAAAGGCAGATCCAAAGAGGTACGAAGAGGTGCTCAGGGAGATAGGGAACATGAAGGAGGTCTACGAGATATACGACGTCACTGGGGAGTACTACGCTCTACTCAAGGTCAGAGTGAGCGCCAAAGAGGAGTTGGCAAAGGTGCTGGACAGGATAGGCAACATGCCCGGCGTGACCTCAACTTACACCATGTTCGTGTTGAGGACTATCAAGGAAAAAAGGATGTTCGAGGAGTGA
- a CDS encoding phosphoribosyltransferase produces the protein MPKIPVKVVKWEDVVQWSTDLAEKIRDKYSPDVIIAVARGGLVPSRLVADVLGITDVLSIKVEHWVVTASHTPEAKIKYPFKVDLSGKRVIIIDDITDTGDSLILAEKYVRENFNPLDVKTATMQHIKPSSKYVPDFYAFEVTDWAWFMYPWNYWEDEINLVRKILAEKGEMELSQLEKEFRESYGIEPPIPLSKILEEMRRRKIL, from the coding sequence TTGCCAAAAATCCCCGTGAAGGTTGTAAAATGGGAGGACGTAGTCCAGTGGTCAACCGACCTAGCCGAGAAGATAAGGGACAAGTACTCCCCTGACGTCATAATAGCAGTGGCGAGAGGGGGACTAGTGCCCTCGAGGCTGGTGGCGGACGTCCTCGGTATAACAGACGTCCTTTCCATAAAGGTAGAGCACTGGGTAGTCACTGCATCCCATACGCCCGAGGCAAAGATAAAGTACCCCTTTAAGGTCGACTTGAGCGGTAAGAGGGTGATAATCATAGACGACATAACGGACACAGGGGACAGCCTAATCCTAGCGGAGAAGTACGTGAGGGAGAACTTCAACCCCCTTGACGTCAAGACCGCTACAATGCAGCACATCAAACCCTCCTCTAAGTACGTCCCTGACTTCTACGCCTTCGAGGTAACTGACTGGGCGTGGTTTATGTACCCCTGGAACTACTGGGAGGACGAGATAAACCTAGTCAGGAAGATCTTGGCGGAGAAGGGGGAGATGGAGCTTTCCCAGTTGGAGAAGGAGTTCAGGGAGAGCTACGGCATAGAGCCACCAATCCCCCTGAGCAAGATATTGGAGGAAATGAGGAGGAGAAAAATCCTCTAG
- a CDS encoding geranylgeranyl reductase family protein, giving the protein MLNNYDVLIIGGGFAGATSAWHLAKKGLKVLLIDSKPWNRIGDKPCGDAVSKDHFDNLGMPYPEGEQLEQKIQGIKIYSPDNETMWKVDGEGFEINAPAYTQRLLREAQDRGVEVMDQTTAMKPIFEDGFIRGAVIFDRRREQQTEVKAKVVIEATGYSMSFRSKLPQELPVSELLDDRDSDIAYREVGITKDEIEDPGYLRIFINQKASPGGYWWYFPKGKDKVNVGLGIQGGMGYPSIYTYYQKYLKDYAPDLDRVVVKGGALVPTRRPISTLVWNGIIVVGDSAFTANPVHGGGKGSAMISGFCAAKAVLNAFEVGDFSAESLWETNICYNERYGAKQASLELFRRFLQRLSDDEINYGMKKRVIREEDLLETSLKGDLQLSVVDKAMRVISALGKPSLLFKLKTVAEYMKEMKSIYKEYPRNPKELPMWKARVENALSQFEQSIK; this is encoded by the coding sequence ATCTTGAACAACTACGACGTGTTAATTATTGGAGGAGGTTTCGCGGGTGCTACTTCTGCGTGGCACCTCGCAAAGAAGGGACTAAAAGTCCTCCTCATAGACAGCAAGCCTTGGAACAGGATAGGGGACAAGCCCTGTGGTGACGCTGTAAGCAAGGATCACTTCGACAACTTAGGCATGCCCTATCCTGAAGGAGAACAGCTCGAGCAGAAGATCCAGGGGATCAAGATTTACAGCCCCGACAACGAGACAATGTGGAAAGTTGACGGTGAGGGGTTCGAGATAAACGCCCCGGCCTACACCCAGAGGCTACTTAGGGAGGCCCAGGACAGGGGCGTAGAGGTCATGGATCAGACAACCGCTATGAAGCCCATATTTGAAGACGGCTTCATAAGGGGCGCGGTTATCTTCGACAGGAGGAGGGAACAGCAGACTGAGGTCAAGGCGAAGGTCGTGATAGAGGCAACTGGGTACTCTATGAGCTTCAGGAGCAAGTTGCCACAGGAGCTCCCCGTAAGTGAGTTACTTGACGACAGGGACTCTGACATAGCCTACAGGGAGGTGGGAATAACAAAGGACGAGATCGAGGACCCAGGGTACTTGAGGATATTCATAAACCAGAAGGCATCACCTGGAGGTTACTGGTGGTACTTCCCCAAGGGCAAGGACAAGGTCAACGTAGGTCTTGGAATCCAGGGTGGAATGGGTTACCCCAGTATATACACGTATTACCAGAAGTACTTGAAGGACTACGCCCCAGACCTAGACAGGGTAGTGGTAAAGGGAGGGGCCCTTGTCCCCACTAGGAGACCCATATCGACCCTCGTCTGGAACGGCATAATAGTGGTAGGGGACTCCGCCTTTACCGCTAACCCAGTACACGGAGGAGGGAAGGGCTCGGCCATGATATCCGGGTTCTGCGCAGCTAAGGCCGTGCTCAACGCCTTCGAGGTGGGCGACTTCTCTGCAGAGTCCCTATGGGAGACCAACATATGCTACAACGAGAGGTACGGGGCAAAGCAGGCTAGCCTAGAGCTGTTCAGGAGGTTCCTCCAGAGGCTCTCCGACGACGAGATAAACTACGGCATGAAGAAGAGGGTGATAAGGGAAGAGGACCTGCTGGAGACGAGCCTCAAGGGAGACCTACAGCTCTCCGTTGTGGACAAGGCCATGAGGGTCATCTCCGCCCTAGGCAAGCCCTCCCTGCTCTTCAAGCTCAAGACCGTGGCAGAGTACATGAAGGAGATGAAGTCCATCTACAAGGAGTACCCGAGGAACCCCAAGGAACTCCCCATGTGGAAGGCAAGAGTAGAAAACGCGCTCTCACAGTTTGAGCAGAGCATAAAGTGA
- a CDS encoding S-methyl-5'-thioadenosine phosphorylase has translation MLNYEKVDVAIIGGSGIYDPKIFSDSKEIKVYTPYGDTSDLITVGTVEGRKVAFLPRHGRRHRIPPHKINYRANLWALHELGAKWVISVSAVGSLRMDYKPGDFVVPDQFIDMTKGRQYTFFDGPVVAHVSMADPFCNSLRKVIIGAARDLGINTHPSGTYICIEGPRFSTRAESKVWKEVFKADIIGMTLVPEVNLACELQMCYATIAMVTDYDVFADIPVTAEEVTKVMAENTEKARKLLYEVIKRLPDRPEECSCCNSLKTALV, from the coding sequence ATGCTCAACTACGAGAAGGTGGACGTGGCGATCATCGGCGGTTCCGGGATTTACGACCCCAAGATTTTTTCTGACTCCAAGGAGATAAAGGTGTACACGCCGTATGGCGACACCAGCGACCTCATAACCGTAGGCACAGTGGAGGGAAGGAAGGTAGCCTTCCTTCCTAGGCACGGCAGGAGGCACAGGATACCCCCGCACAAGATAAACTACAGGGCGAACTTGTGGGCCCTCCACGAGCTTGGGGCGAAGTGGGTGATATCTGTCTCCGCTGTGGGTAGTTTAAGGATGGACTACAAGCCAGGGGACTTCGTAGTGCCAGACCAGTTCATAGACATGACAAAGGGAAGGCAGTACACCTTCTTCGACGGCCCCGTTGTAGCACACGTCTCCATGGCTGACCCCTTCTGCAATAGCTTGAGGAAGGTGATAATAGGAGCGGCGAGGGACCTGGGCATAAACACTCATCCCTCTGGCACCTACATATGCATAGAGGGGCCTAGGTTCTCCACTAGGGCTGAGAGCAAGGTATGGAAGGAGGTCTTCAAGGCCGACATAATAGGCATGACGCTAGTGCCAGAAGTCAACCTGGCCTGCGAACTGCAGATGTGCTACGCTACTATAGCCATGGTCACCGACTATGACGTCTTTGCAGACATCCCGGTCACTGCAGAGGAAGTGACCAAGGTAATGGCCGAGAACACGGAGAAGGCCAGGAAGCTTTTATACGAGGTAATAAAGAGGTTACCAGACAGGCCAGAGGAGTGTTCGTGTTGCAATTCCCTAAAGACAGCTCTAGTTTGA
- a CDS encoding RimK family alpha-L-glutamate ligase, with protein MSFDGGILRNLGFIVTTEQLMKRIDVLEEMRTSGVYIVNRPSSMLLARDKFRSLMVLKKNNIPVPETALVEDPIEAMRLTEKWGEVVIKPVVGSLGLGSVKASDPDIAFRVAKSILAINQPVYIQKYVKKPGRDIRAFVVGGEVLGAVYRISPNNWKTNVAQGATTQVMVPPKEIVELSVKVNEVLGLEYSGIDIVEDLEGGYKVLEVNGAPLWKGFMTATSINPAKYIVEHVIRNGRK; from the coding sequence GTGAGCTTTGACGGAGGGATCTTGAGGAACTTGGGCTTCATAGTCACTACCGAGCAGTTGATGAAGAGGATAGACGTACTAGAAGAGATGAGGACCTCCGGGGTGTACATAGTAAACAGGCCCTCTTCCATGTTGCTGGCGAGGGACAAATTCAGGAGCCTAATGGTGCTGAAGAAGAACAACATACCGGTTCCGGAGACTGCGTTAGTGGAGGACCCAATTGAGGCAATGAGGCTAACGGAAAAGTGGGGAGAAGTAGTGATAAAGCCCGTGGTAGGGAGCCTCGGCTTGGGCTCGGTAAAGGCCAGCGATCCAGACATTGCCTTTAGGGTGGCAAAGTCGATCTTGGCCATAAACCAGCCAGTTTACATCCAGAAGTACGTGAAGAAGCCAGGGAGGGACATTAGGGCCTTCGTGGTAGGGGGCGAAGTGCTGGGGGCGGTCTACAGGATTTCCCCCAACAACTGGAAGACAAACGTGGCTCAAGGCGCAACAACCCAAGTAATGGTGCCACCAAAGGAGATAGTGGAGCTGAGCGTGAAGGTCAACGAGGTCCTCGGCTTGGAGTACTCCGGCATAGACATAGTGGAGGATTTGGAGGGGGGCTACAAGGTACTAGAGGTCAACGGAGCTCCCCTTTGGAAGGGGTTCATGACTGCCACGTCCATTAACCCCGCAAAGTACATAGTGGAGCACGTCATAAGAAACGGTAGGAAATGA
- a CDS encoding polyprenyl synthetase family protein yields MDVLEFWAKSKQTIDEIIRGFLADIRDWETLEVSKYIMNDGKRFRGTMMLLFNDALGGREEDAYPGALATEILHSASLALDDIVDYDETRRGKKAAWAVYTNRKVIFVSNYLIPTALNIISRYGSKALNISIELWKDTSVGALKDLYGDKSEYLKTIELKTASLFKLPTMLASFSSKREDLVDRLIGLGKHLGIIYQLVDDYVDCVSLDKENLVGSARQLFELTQGKVDPFVSLMVEEHKTEYLKVLDSIPVSPELKDTLYALPDFLAYGLLSEAGIKNKMF; encoded by the coding sequence GTGGACGTCCTGGAGTTCTGGGCGAAGAGCAAGCAGACTATCGACGAGATAATCAGGGGCTTCCTTGCCGACATAAGGGACTGGGAGACGCTGGAGGTAAGCAAGTACATAATGAACGACGGAAAGAGGTTCAGGGGGACAATGATGCTCCTCTTTAACGACGCCCTCGGAGGGAGGGAGGAGGACGCGTACCCTGGGGCGCTGGCAACGGAGATCCTCCACTCCGCCTCACTCGCACTAGACGACATAGTGGACTACGACGAGACCAGGAGGGGAAAGAAGGCAGCGTGGGCCGTTTACACAAACAGGAAGGTGATCTTCGTCTCCAACTACTTAATACCGACAGCCCTCAACATCATCTCCCGATACGGTAGCAAGGCCCTCAACATAAGCATAGAGCTCTGGAAGGACACATCAGTGGGGGCACTAAAGGACTTATACGGGGACAAGTCGGAGTACCTCAAGACCATAGAGCTCAAGACGGCCAGCCTCTTCAAGCTTCCGACAATGTTGGCGTCCTTTTCCTCCAAGAGGGAAGACCTTGTGGACAGACTAATTGGCCTAGGGAAGCACTTGGGTATCATATACCAGTTGGTGGACGACTACGTGGACTGCGTCTCTTTGGACAAGGAGAACTTGGTGGGGAGCGCGAGGCAACTCTTCGAGCTCACGCAGGGCAAAGTTGACCCCTTCGTATCCCTTATGGTAGAGGAGCACAAGACGGAGTACTTAAAGGTCCTCGACTCCATTCCGGTATCCCCAGAGCTAAAGGACACCCTGTACGCACTGCCGGACTTTTTGGCGTACGGTCTCCTCTCAGAGGCGGGAATAAAGAATAAAATGTTTTAG
- the prf1 gene encoding peptide chain release factor aRF-1, whose amino-acid sequence MKTLLRELKKWSAPATVLLSLYIPPGRPISDVVNMLRQEASIAQNIKLKRTRDAVEAAISGAIDRLMSFSKVPDNGLVLFCGENFDTEEYKCYVFSPPEKVTVYFYRTDKYFHTEFLEDMTEENEVYGLIIVERDQATIGILRGSRILVLEEFEGFVPGKHMMGGQSQRRIDRIIEEMYHNFLKEVGEKVNQHFVPLLEEGKLKGILLGGPGYAKKDFFDGDYMDYRLKKLVLEPLVDLGDQGEAGLREMVMRMKDVLKSQKYVEVQNLMDELKYHLAKDDGLIVYGLDYIKKALEMGAVDSLIVYDEENLELQKVIQEAEKYGTKVYVVGDELPEAEWIKKTFGGAVGKLRFKVD is encoded by the coding sequence TTGAAGACCCTGTTAAGGGAACTCAAGAAGTGGTCTGCCCCCGCCACAGTCCTTCTCTCGCTCTATATACCTCCTGGTAGGCCGATCTCAGACGTAGTGAACATGTTGAGGCAAGAGGCGTCGATAGCCCAGAACATCAAGCTAAAGAGGACTAGGGACGCTGTTGAGGCTGCAATATCTGGCGCAATAGACAGGCTGATGAGCTTCTCAAAGGTACCGGACAACGGCCTAGTCCTCTTCTGCGGTGAGAACTTCGACACGGAGGAGTACAAGTGCTACGTCTTCTCTCCTCCAGAAAAGGTGACTGTGTACTTCTACAGGACGGACAAGTACTTCCACACTGAGTTCCTAGAGGACATGACCGAGGAGAACGAGGTCTACGGGCTCATAATAGTGGAGAGGGACCAGGCGACCATAGGCATCCTAAGGGGTTCTAGGATACTCGTCCTGGAGGAGTTCGAGGGATTCGTTCCAGGCAAACACATGATGGGAGGTCAGTCGCAACGAAGAATAGATAGGATCATCGAGGAGATGTACCACAACTTCCTCAAGGAAGTAGGGGAGAAGGTGAACCAGCACTTTGTCCCCCTCCTTGAAGAGGGCAAGCTTAAGGGAATCCTGCTGGGAGGGCCAGGCTACGCCAAGAAGGACTTCTTCGACGGCGACTACATGGACTATAGGCTTAAGAAACTTGTGCTCGAGCCCCTAGTAGATCTCGGAGACCAGGGAGAGGCAGGACTGAGGGAGATGGTGATGAGGATGAAGGATGTGCTGAAGTCCCAGAAGTACGTAGAAGTTCAGAACTTGATGGACGAGCTCAAGTACCACTTGGCAAAGGACGACGGCCTCATAGTCTACGGCCTCGACTACATAAAGAAGGCGCTCGAGATGGGAGCTGTTGACAGCCTAATAGTGTACGACGAGGAAAACCTTGAACTGCAGAAGGTTATCCAAGAGGCTGAAAAGTACGGCACCAAGGTGTACGTGGTGGGGGACGAGTTACCAGAGGCGGAGTGGATAAAAAAGACGTTCGGAGGGGCTGTTGGAAAGCTGAGGTTCAAGGTAGACTAG
- a CDS encoding deoxycytidine triphosphate deaminase translates to MLSHQSVYSLAKNFKGFSEESVRENGYDLRICGDKYYEVEGGATLPDSASSLKELEFKEYAELEPLRTYLFESCEEVAMPADVAGAMTLRSTFARNGFVSPPTVVDAGYRGKITIALTSFYKAKLRKGTRVVHLVFFRLDEPAKMLYSGKYQGGKVI, encoded by the coding sequence ATGTTGAGCCACCAGAGCGTCTACTCCTTAGCAAAGAACTTCAAGGGATTCTCCGAGGAGAGCGTTAGAGAAAATGGCTACGACTTAAGGATTTGCGGGGACAAGTACTACGAGGTGGAAGGAGGGGCAACACTCCCAGACTCGGCTTCCTCCTTGAAGGAGCTGGAGTTCAAGGAGTACGCAGAGCTTGAGCCCCTAAGGACTTACCTGTTCGAGTCCTGCGAAGAGGTGGCGATGCCCGCAGACGTGGCCGGGGCAATGACGCTGAGGAGCACCTTTGCCAGGAACGGGTTCGTCTCACCACCCACAGTGGTGGACGCAGGATACAGGGGGAAGATAACTATTGCGTTAACCTCCTTCTACAAGGCGAAGCTTAGGAAGGGGACTAGGGTAGTGCACCTAGTCTTCTTTAGGCTTGACGAACCAGCGAAAATGCTTTATTCGGGGAAGTACCAAGGAGGAAAGGTCATCTAG
- a CDS encoding NAD(P)/FAD-dependent oxidoreductase has product MQIAVVGGGPAGISLAYFLRGSKHEVTVYEGLSTLGVKPCAWGVLSDIDKVIDVSKESVISEIKGFRVYLDNKLLYEVGKKSKLGYIVDKPLFLKLLAEKVDVKFNAKVVTKNGKVFVNGEELKADKVIYATGHYSLPKEYTIPAIQYMTDYNIDPEIVEMYFYSDLLGYGWVFPERDGAKIGIGGYADVNFLKERLKTILKGRVKGFQGARVNDYGIVEERLNGDYVGEALGTVYAVTGEGIRPSIISSKIMAKSILEGKDFRKEFTSSQLYSSLKVHARVIAHAKRTNSVKGLERVLLKADPELVIKFSMGEFSKIDLLKLFGRMIF; this is encoded by the coding sequence ATGCAGATTGCAGTAGTGGGAGGAGGGCCAGCCGGGATATCGCTAGCCTACTTCCTAAGGGGCTCCAAGCACGAGGTCACAGTATACGAGGGCCTCTCCACCTTGGGCGTTAAGCCCTGTGCGTGGGGGGTGCTCTCAGACATAGACAAGGTAATAGACGTTTCAAAGGAGAGCGTCATAAGCGAGATCAAGGGGTTTAGGGTATACCTAGACAACAAGTTGCTGTACGAAGTGGGGAAGAAGTCGAAGCTCGGCTACATAGTTGACAAGCCGCTGTTCCTTAAGCTCTTGGCGGAGAAGGTTGACGTTAAGTTCAACGCCAAGGTGGTGACGAAGAACGGAAAGGTTTTCGTCAACGGGGAAGAGCTAAAGGCAGATAAGGTGATATACGCCACAGGGCACTACTCCCTGCCTAAGGAGTACACGATACCCGCGATACAGTACATGACCGACTATAACATTGACCCCGAAATAGTGGAGATGTACTTCTATTCCGACCTCCTGGGCTACGGTTGGGTCTTCCCGGAGAGGGATGGAGCTAAAATAGGCATAGGGGGTTACGCAGACGTAAACTTCCTAAAGGAGAGGCTAAAGACCATACTCAAGGGGAGGGTAAAGGGCTTCCAAGGGGCCAGGGTGAACGACTATGGCATAGTGGAGGAGAGGCTTAACGGTGACTACGTGGGGGAGGCCTTGGGCACAGTGTACGCGGTCACGGGCGAGGGGATAAGGCCTTCCATAATCTCCTCTAAGATAATGGCCAAGTCCATCCTGGAGGGTAAGGACTTCAGGAAGGAGTTCACGTCCAGCCAGCTCTACTCCAGTCTAAAGGTTCATGCGAGGGTAATAGCCCACGCCAAGAGGACAAACTCAGTCAAGGGACTTGAAAGGGTATTACTGAAGGCTGACCCTGAGTTGGTAATAAAGTTCTCCATGGGCGAGTTCAGTAAAATAGATCTGCTTAAATTATTCGGGAGGATGATATTTTAA
- a CDS encoding isoaspartyl peptidase/L-asparaginase: MKYSQPVLLVHGGAGSWKEREHDVVLREIRRALDYGYDFFSKGSAIEAVVESIAYMEDSGYFDAGKGSYKNALGEVEMDAGIMHGNAMRVGAVASVKVKNPIREALKVMLDGRHVLMTGKVEEALTIGRGLHDGDTVGAVALDKDGNLVAGTSTGGIKGKLPGRVGDSPIPGAGYYATSNVAVSSTGIGEIILRVLPAKEVDILVSMGFTVEDSVRSVVNKVTELFGKDNLGMIAIDSRGHATAFFNTKGMPRGIKYPGGEKILLFEGEI, translated from the coding sequence GTGAAGTACAGTCAGCCAGTCCTCCTAGTCCACGGAGGCGCGGGGAGCTGGAAGGAAAGGGAACACGACGTCGTCCTAAGGGAAATAAGGCGGGCCCTAGATTACGGCTACGATTTCTTTTCCAAGGGGAGCGCTATTGAGGCGGTGGTGGAGAGCATAGCGTACATGGAGGACTCGGGTTACTTTGACGCTGGCAAGGGTAGCTACAAGAACGCGTTGGGCGAGGTCGAGATGGACGCGGGGATAATGCACGGCAACGCCATGAGGGTGGGGGCAGTGGCCTCAGTGAAGGTGAAGAACCCCATAAGGGAGGCCCTAAAGGTCATGTTAGACGGCAGGCACGTGCTCATGACGGGGAAGGTTGAGGAGGCGTTGACCATTGGCAGGGGGCTCCACGACGGGGATACGGTCGGGGCAGTGGCGCTGGACAAGGACGGGAACCTCGTGGCTGGCACGAGCACTGGCGGGATAAAGGGGAAGTTGCCCGGCAGGGTAGGCGACTCCCCTATTCCCGGGGCTGGCTACTACGCGACGAGCAACGTTGCAGTTTCCTCCACGGGGATAGGGGAAATCATACTGAGGGTTCTGCCAGCGAAGGAAGTCGACATACTGGTGTCCATGGGGTTCACTGTGGAGGACAGCGTGAGGAGCGTGGTCAACAAGGTGACGGAGCTCTTTGGGAAGGACAACTTGGGTATGATAGCCATAGACAGTAGGGGCCACGCTACTGCGTTCTTCAACACCAAGGGTATGCCTAGAGGAATTAAATACCCCGGAGGAGAAAAGATTCTCTTGTTTGAAGGTGAAATCTAA
- a CDS encoding phosphoesterase, protein MKLLVMSNIRFPEPHIESTLSSIVKKEEPEVIVLNGDTTQCYWDYECPRVIDVLYVIRSIAPWAQIVYIQGDMDPHAIKCIMAEPRYREEIIGTTMYVADVSSVKYYIMHGHQGEVDQLRKDLKAGPWDWIVVGQQKRLEIDKLARVIYTGGITREFPQETRGYLVITDSNHYIRTLS, encoded by the coding sequence ATGAAGCTACTAGTCATGAGCAACATAAGGTTCCCCGAGCCTCACATAGAGAGCACGCTCTCGTCAATAGTGAAGAAGGAGGAGCCCGAGGTAATAGTCCTCAACGGCGACACCACTCAGTGCTACTGGGACTACGAGTGCCCAAGGGTAATAGACGTCCTGTACGTGATTAGGAGCATAGCGCCGTGGGCACAGATAGTCTACATCCAGGGGGACATGGACCCCCACGCCATCAAGTGCATCATGGCAGAACCGAGGTACAGGGAGGAAATAATAGGCACTACCATGTACGTGGCCGACGTTTCCTCGGTTAAGTACTACATAATGCACGGGCACCAGGGGGAGGTTGATCAATTGAGGAAAGACCTGAAGGCGGGGCCGTGGGACTGGATAGTTGTAGGCCAGCAAAAGAGGCTGGAAATAGACAAGTTGGCCAGGGTCATCTACACGGGAGGGATAACCAGGGAGTTCCCGCAGGAGACCAGGGGCTACTTGGTCATAACCGACTCCAACCACTACATAAGGACGCTTAGCTAA